In Arthrobacter sp. CDRTa11, one DNA window encodes the following:
- a CDS encoding glycerophosphodiester phosphodiesterase yields MTTDEPMHVRPLVFAHRGSSALFAEHTRAAYLQALAEGVDGVECDVHLTRDQHAVLIHDANLDRTSDGTGPVAERSLRELRLLDFSSWKGARIPEKFGARSEQFLTLSELLDLLRGAGRPIALAIELKHPSPFQLKLEDRVLDVLRSEGWDPATSSLDNITVTFMSFSPDSVKHLLRQVPAEFICQLVDDIDVHEIREELGLGLLTGSAIANVMKAAQLEGERILDDCEVRLAGPGIDYVRQHARNVQRWLDSGRRFRVWTVDSERDVALCQGLGIHEITTNVPARVLAQLQLPV; encoded by the coding sequence ATGACAACGGACGAGCCTATGCACGTGAGGCCCTTGGTCTTCGCCCACCGGGGGTCAAGCGCCCTGTTTGCCGAACACACGCGGGCGGCCTACCTGCAGGCCCTTGCCGAAGGCGTAGACGGGGTGGAGTGCGATGTCCACCTCACCCGGGACCAGCATGCCGTACTGATCCATGACGCCAACCTGGACCGCACTTCAGACGGCACCGGTCCTGTTGCCGAGCGCTCGCTCCGCGAGTTGCGCCTCCTCGATTTTTCCTCCTGGAAAGGTGCCAGGATTCCCGAGAAGTTCGGGGCGCGGTCCGAGCAGTTCCTCACCCTCTCGGAACTCCTGGATCTCCTGCGCGGGGCCGGGCGGCCGATTGCGCTGGCCATCGAGCTCAAACATCCAAGCCCCTTCCAGCTCAAACTCGAGGACCGGGTGCTGGACGTTCTGCGCAGTGAGGGTTGGGACCCGGCAACGTCGTCCCTGGACAACATCACGGTGACATTCATGAGCTTCAGCCCGGATTCTGTGAAGCACCTGCTCCGGCAGGTGCCTGCTGAATTCATCTGCCAACTGGTGGACGACATCGACGTTCACGAAATCCGGGAGGAGCTGGGCCTTGGCCTGCTCACGGGCAGTGCCATCGCCAACGTTATGAAGGCGGCACAGCTCGAAGGCGAAAGGATCCTGGACGACTGCGAAGTACGGCTGGCCGGTCCAGGCATCGACTACGTACGCCAGCACGCCCGGAACGTCCAGCGCTGGCTGGATTCCGGCCGCCGTTTCCGGGTATGGACGGTTGACTCTGAACGGGACGTGGCGCTGTGCCAGGGACTGGGCATCCACGAAATCACCACCAACGTGCCTGCTCGAGTGCTGGCGCAGCTTCAGCTGCCCGTCTAG
- a CDS encoding AzlC family ABC transporter permease gives MKFLASPAVRVGISISIATGLYGVSFGALSVTSGLDFWQTMALSLLLFSGGSQFAFIGVVSGGGSGIAAMSAATLLGMRNGVYGIQLNALLHPTGWRKYVAAQLTIDESTATSTGQTDPAEQRRGFWTAGVGIYVLWNLFTAVGALAGSGLGDPKQWGLDGAAVAAFLALLWPRLKGREPVAIAVVCALATVVAVPFVPAGVPILIAAVVAAVMGWFGHGRSDEGLEPDVDPYAEHHHGGHHASREEGT, from the coding sequence GTGAAATTCCTGGCATCGCCCGCGGTGCGCGTGGGGATCTCCATCAGCATCGCAACGGGGCTTTACGGGGTGTCGTTCGGGGCGCTCTCGGTCACGTCGGGGCTCGATTTCTGGCAGACGATGGCGCTCAGCCTGCTGCTCTTCAGCGGCGGCTCACAGTTCGCGTTCATTGGTGTTGTTTCAGGTGGTGGCTCGGGCATTGCCGCCATGAGTGCGGCCACGCTGCTGGGCATGCGCAACGGGGTCTACGGCATCCAGCTGAATGCACTCCTGCATCCCACTGGCTGGCGCAAATATGTGGCCGCGCAGCTGACCATCGACGAGTCCACTGCCACCAGTACCGGGCAGACGGACCCTGCGGAGCAGCGCCGCGGCTTCTGGACTGCCGGCGTGGGCATCTACGTTCTGTGGAATCTCTTTACCGCGGTGGGGGCACTCGCGGGCAGCGGGCTGGGTGACCCGAAGCAGTGGGGACTGGACGGCGCCGCGGTGGCAGCCTTTCTGGCGTTGCTCTGGCCCAGGCTTAAGGGACGGGAACCGGTGGCGATCGCCGTCGTGTGCGCCCTGGCTACCGTGGTGGCAGTGCCGTTCGTGCCGGCAGGTGTACCGATCCTCATTGCCGCGGTGGTGGCCGCGGTCATGGGCTGGTTCGGACATGGCCGCAGCGACGAAGGGCTGGAGCCGGATGTTGATCCCTACGCCGAACACCATCACGGCGGCCACCATGCGTCCAGGGAGGAGGGCACATGA
- a CDS encoding AzlD domain-containing protein: MNLWIWLLLACALAYGWKLVGYFVPAEFLKDPRMSRVAGTLTIGLLASLTIVNAVATGQTLAFDARLGALAAAAVALAFRAPFLLVVVAGAGTAAVLRLIGWN; this comes from the coding sequence ATGAATCTCTGGATTTGGCTGCTTCTGGCCTGCGCCTTGGCATACGGCTGGAAGCTGGTGGGCTATTTTGTTCCCGCTGAGTTCCTCAAGGATCCGCGAATGTCCCGGGTGGCCGGGACCCTGACCATCGGGCTACTGGCCTCCCTGACCATCGTGAATGCCGTGGCTACGGGCCAAACCCTTGCTTTTGACGCAAGGTTGGGAGCGCTGGCAGCGGCCGCCGTCGCCCTGGCTTTTCGGGCACCGTTCCTACTGGTGGTGGTTGCCGGGGCGGGCACGGCGGCCGTACTCCGGCTGATCGGGTGGAATTGA
- a CDS encoding TetR/AcrR family transcriptional regulator — MNLAVARKPLRADAARNVDKIITAARQCFREFGPDVPLQTIATTAGVGPATLFRNFADKEELVLAALNRQLRLTVDPVMDDALADIDAAKGLLRVVEAIMDAASADANLLGAVAGRRELLVGITGSLIDSIGVLLARGQGQGTLRADISMTDMFRLLAMLIGVVDTMEPGSDAWRRPVALVEDAIRTERPSRPLPPHVPLPAAQLPGSQFPGSSQFPGSQQYPGSPLPGSRFS, encoded by the coding sequence ATGAACCTCGCAGTCGCCCGCAAGCCGCTCCGTGCAGATGCAGCGCGGAACGTGGACAAAATCATTACTGCGGCACGTCAATGCTTCCGCGAATTTGGCCCGGACGTGCCGTTGCAGACGATTGCGACGACGGCGGGTGTAGGCCCTGCCACCCTTTTCCGTAATTTTGCGGACAAGGAGGAGCTGGTCCTCGCAGCCCTCAACCGTCAGCTCAGGCTGACTGTGGACCCCGTGATGGACGACGCCCTTGCCGACATCGATGCGGCCAAGGGCCTGCTGCGTGTCGTGGAAGCGATCATGGACGCCGCAAGTGCTGACGCCAACCTGCTGGGCGCAGTTGCCGGGCGGCGTGAGCTGCTCGTTGGCATCACAGGATCGCTGATCGATTCGATTGGTGTCCTGCTGGCCCGCGGGCAAGGCCAGGGAACCCTCCGGGCTGACATCTCCATGACTGACATGTTCCGGCTGCTTGCAATGCTTATTGGCGTCGTGGATACCATGGAGCCCGGGTCCGACGCCTGGCGCCGGCCGGTGGCGCTGGTCGAGGATGCCATTCGTACGGAACGCCCCTCCCGGCCCCTTCCGCCCCACGTTCCTTTGCCAGCTGCCCAGCTCCCTGGCTCGCAGTTTCCTGGTTCTTCGCAGTTTCCAGGTTCGCAGCAATATCCTGGTTCACCGCTCCCCGGTTCACGCTTCAGCTAG
- a CDS encoding thiamine-binding protein produces MLLAFSVAPSGTPAGGSRPSDASVHDAVAAAVKIVRESGLPNKTDSMFTTIEGEWDEVFEVVKKATEAVGEFGSRVSLVIKADIRPGYSGELVAKVDRLEQAISGS; encoded by the coding sequence ATGTTGCTTGCATTTTCTGTGGCCCCGTCCGGTACCCCCGCGGGTGGTTCCCGCCCGTCCGACGCGTCCGTTCACGACGCCGTCGCCGCCGCCGTGAAAATCGTGCGGGAATCGGGCCTGCCCAACAAGACCGATTCGATGTTTACCACCATTGAGGGTGAATGGGATGAAGTGTTTGAGGTTGTGAAAAAGGCCACCGAGGCGGTTGGAGAGTTCGGAAGCCGCGTTTCGCTGGTGATCAAGGCTGACATCCGTCCCGGGTACTCCGGGGAGCTCGTGGCTAAAGTGGACCGCCTGGAACAGGCAATCTCCGGCTCCTAG
- a CDS encoding GAF and ANTAR domain-containing protein — MTGELRAVFARVSGLLLTEQVAGSAIAKIARAALEGIPGSVGAGATLINAQGQPISRASTNVLVEEADQLQYDLGEGPCLSAWAGAMTVRVDDSRIETRWPQWSRASAQVSLLSCLSVPLLLPPEQNLQRTEAIGALKVYSDQAHAFDAHSEHLLELLSAPAAVMLANVQAHESAAQLSDILKDSLHSRSVIDMAKGVLMERQNLDERAALRVLTTRSREEGVPLSDVALSVLDRHAEPDHERP, encoded by the coding sequence GTGACAGGCGAGTTGCGGGCGGTCTTCGCCCGCGTCTCAGGCCTGCTGCTGACGGAACAGGTGGCTGGGTCAGCCATAGCCAAAATAGCCCGGGCAGCCTTAGAAGGCATTCCCGGGAGCGTCGGCGCCGGCGCCACCCTCATTAACGCGCAGGGTCAACCCATCAGCAGGGCTTCCACGAATGTGTTGGTGGAAGAGGCCGACCAACTGCAGTACGACCTGGGGGAAGGCCCATGCCTCTCAGCGTGGGCCGGAGCAATGACAGTCCGCGTCGACGACAGCCGCATCGAGACGCGGTGGCCTCAATGGAGCCGGGCCAGCGCGCAGGTTAGTTTGCTCTCGTGCCTCAGCGTCCCCCTCCTGCTGCCGCCGGAACAGAACCTTCAGCGTACGGAGGCCATTGGCGCACTGAAGGTCTACTCGGACCAGGCCCATGCATTCGATGCCCACAGTGAACATCTCCTGGAGCTGCTGTCCGCACCGGCAGCCGTGATGCTTGCCAACGTCCAGGCGCATGAGAGTGCGGCTCAACTCAGTGACATACTGAAAGACTCCCTGCACAGCCGGAGTGTGATCGACATGGCGAAGGGGGTGCTGATGGAACGCCAGAACCTCGATGAGCGTGCCGCCCTGCGCGTGCTCACCACGCGGTCCCGCGAGGAAGGAGTCCCCCTCAGCGACGTCGCCCTCAGTGTTCTTGACCGGCATGCCGAACCTGACCACGAACGTCCATGA
- a CDS encoding GAF and ANTAR domain-containing protein yields MASKPLPAITHDHLQDLLLESKDFDAFLLELTLYSASRLGDRGPISCAISVQRDDGLFTVASSSDQARMMDEKQYELDDGPCLTALRGGHSVMVEDLTADARWSEYYAAVKDFGVLSVLAVPIDAGREASAALNCYAYRTSAFSPETVASIEEHSQSISRILRIALRLHPHLDPEAYPDKLREALRSRATIDAALALVMVHTRSSRDAAISLLHDAAQARNVRLRLVAADIVNGAEIPEKRA; encoded by the coding sequence ATGGCCTCCAAACCCCTCCCTGCGATAACCCATGACCACCTTCAGGACCTGTTGCTGGAAAGCAAGGACTTTGACGCGTTCCTGTTGGAACTCACGCTCTATTCGGCCTCCCGGCTAGGCGACCGAGGACCCATTTCGTGCGCCATCTCCGTGCAGCGTGACGATGGACTGTTCACGGTGGCCAGCAGCAGTGACCAAGCCCGCATGATGGATGAAAAGCAATACGAGCTCGACGACGGCCCCTGCCTCACTGCACTCCGCGGCGGGCATTCGGTGATGGTGGAGGACCTGACAGCCGATGCACGCTGGAGCGAGTACTACGCGGCGGTTAAGGATTTTGGTGTGCTGTCCGTCCTCGCGGTGCCAATCGACGCTGGGCGGGAGGCTTCTGCAGCCTTGAACTGCTATGCCTACCGAACCTCAGCCTTCAGTCCCGAAACTGTTGCCTCCATTGAGGAGCACTCACAGTCCATCTCCCGCATCCTCCGCATAGCACTCCGCCTGCATCCTCACTTGGACCCTGAGGCATATCCGGACAAGTTGCGGGAAGCACTGCGCTCCCGCGCGACGATCGATGCTGCACTGGCCCTCGTGATGGTCCATACCCGCTCCAGCCGCGACGCTGCAATTTCGCTTCTCCACGACGCCGCCCAGGCAAGGAACGTGCGGCTTCGGCTGGTAGCGGCAGACATCGTCAACGGTGCCGAAATCCCGGAAAAACGGGCCTAA
- a CDS encoding O-methyltransferase translates to MFEHKTQPGWVKVENFLTESVVHPDEALQRAVQSAADAGMPPIEVAPNAGKLLNLLVQLSGARRVLEIGTLAGFSTIWMAQALPDDGRLVTCEYLPKHADVARANVDAAGLGGKVEIRIGPALETLAALHSEGQEPFDFVFIDADKENDAAYLEWAVRLGRPGTVVVLDNAVWEGAVLDPSVDRVNAPGIIGALELLGKHPHLDGTVIQTVGSKGWDGFALALVR, encoded by the coding sequence ATGTTTGAGCACAAGACCCAGCCCGGGTGGGTAAAAGTGGAAAACTTCCTCACCGAATCCGTAGTTCATCCTGACGAAGCGCTCCAACGTGCGGTTCAGTCCGCCGCCGATGCCGGGATGCCGCCGATCGAAGTGGCGCCCAATGCGGGCAAGCTCCTCAATCTCCTGGTGCAGTTGTCCGGCGCGCGTCGTGTTCTTGAAATAGGGACGCTGGCCGGGTTCAGCACCATCTGGATGGCTCAGGCGCTGCCCGACGACGGCCGGCTGGTCACGTGCGAATACCTCCCCAAACACGCTGACGTAGCGCGGGCAAATGTTGATGCCGCGGGCCTCGGCGGAAAAGTGGAGATCCGGATTGGCCCCGCCCTGGAAACACTTGCCGCCCTGCACTCTGAAGGCCAGGAGCCGTTTGATTTTGTCTTCATTGACGCGGACAAGGAAAACGACGCTGCCTACCTGGAATGGGCTGTGCGCCTGGGCCGGCCGGGAACAGTCGTAGTGCTGGATAACGCCGTTTGGGAAGGCGCGGTACTGGACCCTTCCGTAGACAGGGTCAACGCGCCAGGGATCATTGGCGCCCTGGAGCTGCTGGGGAAACACCCGCACTTGGACGGCACGGTCATCCAGACCGTGGGCTCCAAGGGGTGGGACGGGTTCGCCCTGGCATTGGTCCGCTGA
- a CDS encoding CsbD family protein, whose protein sequence is MGLDDKMENTGEKLGGKAKEATGKATDDEGLEAEGKMDQTKADLKQAGEKVKDAFKKD, encoded by the coding sequence ATGGGTTTGGACGACAAGATGGAGAACACCGGCGAGAAGCTCGGCGGCAAGGCCAAAGAGGCTACCGGTAAAGCTACCGACGACGAGGGCCTCGAGGCCGAGGGCAAGATGGACCAGACCAAAGCCGACCTGAAGCAAGCCGGCGAGAAGGTCAAGGACGCCTTCAAGAAAGATTAA
- a CDS encoding YihY/virulence factor BrkB family protein, translated as MATQDSSETSTAKAGSAPAPDDSRKPDSPTDVTKPSWKYIAKKTFREFNQDQCPDLAAALTYYAVLSLFPALLALVSLVGIFGDPEKTTAALLEIVRGIAPEDTVQTVSGPVEELAASPAAGFTLFIGLATALWSASGYVGAFGRAMNRVYEVDEGRPFLKLRGTMLAVTLLAVVIVALLAGMLVLSGPVSEAIGGAIGLSGTILTVWNIAKWPVIVALVIVIIAVLYYATPNVKQPKFRWMSIGSFLALVIFLLASLGFAFYVANFGNYNKTYGALGGVIVMLLWLWILNMSLLFGAELDAEMERGRQLQAGIEAEETIQLPPRDTKKSDKLQEQVEEDIRRGRELRESRGGDMQQGNGDETGRDLHKGSRRD; from the coding sequence ATGGCCACTCAGGACAGTTCCGAGACGAGCACCGCCAAGGCCGGCAGCGCTCCGGCCCCCGACGACTCCCGTAAGCCGGACAGCCCTACAGATGTCACCAAGCCCTCATGGAAGTACATCGCCAAGAAAACCTTCCGCGAGTTCAATCAGGACCAGTGCCCCGACTTGGCGGCCGCACTGACGTACTACGCCGTCCTGTCGCTGTTCCCCGCGCTGCTGGCGCTCGTTTCGCTCGTCGGCATCTTCGGAGACCCTGAAAAGACGACCGCGGCGCTACTTGAGATCGTGCGCGGCATCGCGCCAGAGGATACGGTGCAAACAGTCAGCGGCCCGGTGGAGGAACTCGCTGCCTCCCCCGCTGCAGGCTTTACGTTGTTCATCGGCCTTGCCACCGCCCTCTGGTCCGCGTCCGGATACGTGGGAGCGTTTGGCCGAGCCATGAACCGTGTTTATGAAGTCGACGAAGGCCGCCCGTTCCTGAAGCTCCGCGGAACCATGCTGGCAGTCACCCTGCTCGCCGTGGTCATTGTAGCCCTGCTCGCCGGCATGCTCGTGCTCAGCGGCCCGGTTTCGGAAGCCATTGGCGGCGCCATTGGACTGAGCGGGACCATCCTCACCGTCTGGAACATCGCTAAGTGGCCGGTTATCGTGGCGCTGGTTATCGTGATCATCGCCGTCCTGTACTACGCGACGCCGAACGTCAAGCAACCCAAGTTCCGGTGGATGAGCATTGGCTCGTTCCTTGCGTTGGTCATTTTCCTTCTGGCCTCCCTGGGCTTCGCCTTTTACGTGGCCAATTTTGGCAATTACAACAAGACCTACGGTGCATTGGGCGGCGTGATCGTGATGCTGCTCTGGCTGTGGATCCTCAACATGTCCCTTTTGTTCGGGGCGGAACTCGATGCTGAGATGGAACGCGGACGCCAACTCCAGGCAGGGATTGAAGCGGAGGAAACCATCCAGCTGCCCCCACGGGACACCAAGAAGAGCGACAAGCTGCAGGAACAGGTAGAGGAAGACATCCGTCGTGGCCGGGAGCTGCGCGAAAGCCGCGGCGGGGACATGCAGCAGGGAAACGGGGACGAAACCGGCAGGGATCTCCACAAGGGAAGCCGCCGGGACTAG
- a CDS encoding DUF3618 domain-containing protein, whose amino-acid sequence MSDNPDAIRSDIEATRARLGTNVDAVADKVTPSNIVHRQTDKVKDAVFGVKEKVMGAADSATSRVQGGVHNRTDSAGNMLSDAGTAISDAPQQVKAKAQGNPLAAGLIAFGAGMLLSSLIPASEKEREAADALKSAAEPMTSELTEAAKEMAEGMKEPAREAMENVKATAAEGAEHVKAEGQVAASDVKDRATDAKDHVQNP is encoded by the coding sequence ATGAGTGACAACCCGGACGCGATCCGTTCAGATATTGAAGCAACCCGTGCCCGCCTTGGCACCAATGTGGATGCCGTGGCTGACAAGGTCACTCCCTCCAACATCGTCCACCGCCAGACAGACAAGGTGAAGGACGCCGTCTTCGGAGTGAAGGAGAAAGTCATGGGAGCAGCAGACAGCGCCACTTCCAGGGTGCAGGGTGGGGTCCACAACCGCACCGACAGCGCGGGCAACATGCTCAGTGACGCCGGCACGGCAATCAGCGATGCCCCCCAGCAGGTCAAGGCAAAGGCCCAGGGCAATCCCCTGGCTGCAGGGCTTATCGCCTTCGGCGCTGGGATGCTGTTGTCCTCGCTGATTCCGGCCAGCGAAAAGGAACGCGAAGCGGCGGATGCCCTCAAGTCGGCCGCAGAACCCATGACAAGCGAGCTGACGGAGGCCGCGAAGGAAATGGCCGAAGGCATGAAGGAGCCGGCCCGGGAAGCCATGGAGAACGTGAAGGCAACCGCTGCTGAGGGCGCTGAACATGTCAAGGCTGAAGGCCAGGTTGCGGCCTCTGATGTGAAAGACCGTGCCACTGACGCCAAGGACCACGTTCAGAACCCCTGA
- a CDS encoding phage holin family protein: MSSEMPETPPSAAHVKADNTSLGDLLGEVTRDLSTLMRQELELAKAELKQTATKAGKGSGMLAGAGVAGHFVLLFLSIALWYALGELMGLGWSAVVVAVIWGIIAAVLASIGRKELKSVKGLPQTTETLQEIPPTLKPGEVKR; the protein is encoded by the coding sequence ATGAGCAGCGAGATGCCGGAGACTCCTCCGAGCGCAGCGCACGTCAAGGCTGACAACACGTCCTTGGGAGATCTGCTGGGCGAGGTAACCCGTGACTTGTCCACCCTGATGCGCCAGGAACTCGAGCTCGCCAAAGCAGAACTCAAGCAGACGGCCACCAAGGCGGGCAAGGGCAGCGGAATGCTCGCCGGAGCGGGCGTGGCCGGTCATTTTGTCCTGCTGTTCCTTTCCATCGCCCTCTGGTACGCCTTGGGCGAGCTGATGGGCCTGGGCTGGTCCGCCGTCGTCGTGGCGGTCATCTGGGGCATCATCGCCGCAGTCCTGGCTTCCATTGGTCGCAAGGAACTCAAATCGGTCAAGGGCCTGCCCCAGACCACCGAAACACTCCAGGAAATCCCCCCAACCCTAAAACCCGGTGAGGTAAAACGATGA
- a CDS encoding NAD-dependent epimerase/dehydratase family protein codes for MRIVIIGASGNAGTALLRNLQGQLLKRPGSLQLAGVSRRLPDTTLPPYQGVEWHTMDVGRDADFPLLRSAMAGADAVVHLAWLLQPNRDLATLRRTNVTGTANVLEAARQAGVGHIVCASSVGAYSKAPKNQRTDESWPATGIPSSHYSRHKAEQEALLDRFQAEQPGVKVARLRPGLIFQADAGSEVGQFFLGPILSRLVPRRPWLPLLPAPDDLIFQAVHAEDVAEAYWRVLDRGESGAFNVAAKPVITPQELARFLRARRILPIPMSLLRALVDVTWKLRLQPTDAGWIDMAAGAPIMDTSRARRVLDWEPRRSSMDALAQILHGMGAGEGVPPSPALKPRRNLAAASRSGHPQVR; via the coding sequence ATGCGAATCGTCATCATCGGAGCCAGCGGAAACGCCGGCACAGCGCTCCTTCGCAACCTGCAGGGGCAGCTGCTCAAGCGCCCCGGTAGCCTGCAACTTGCAGGAGTGAGCCGCCGGCTCCCCGATACCACCCTCCCGCCATACCAGGGGGTCGAATGGCACACCATGGACGTGGGCAGGGATGCCGATTTTCCGCTGCTCCGCTCTGCCATGGCAGGGGCAGACGCCGTGGTCCATCTGGCCTGGCTGCTGCAGCCCAACAGGGACCTGGCCACCCTTCGCCGAACGAACGTCACGGGAACCGCGAATGTCCTCGAAGCTGCCCGGCAGGCAGGCGTGGGGCACATTGTGTGCGCATCATCCGTGGGCGCCTACAGCAAAGCACCCAAGAACCAGAGGACCGATGAATCCTGGCCGGCCACGGGGATCCCGTCGTCGCATTACAGCCGGCACAAGGCGGAACAGGAAGCCCTGCTGGACCGGTTCCAGGCTGAACAGCCAGGGGTCAAAGTGGCCAGGCTCCGGCCCGGGCTGATCTTTCAGGCGGATGCCGGCAGCGAAGTGGGACAGTTCTTCCTGGGCCCCATTCTTTCCCGGCTGGTGCCGCGTAGGCCTTGGCTCCCCCTACTGCCCGCCCCTGATGACCTCATATTCCAAGCTGTCCACGCCGAAGACGTTGCCGAGGCATACTGGCGGGTCCTGGACCGCGGCGAGTCGGGGGCGTTCAACGTCGCCGCCAAGCCCGTCATCACTCCACAGGAACTGGCCAGGTTCCTGCGTGCAAGACGCATCCTGCCCATTCCCATGAGCCTCCTGCGGGCCCTGGTGGATGTCACCTGGAAGCTCCGCCTGCAACCCACTGATGCAGGCTGGATTGATATGGCCGCCGGGGCCCCCATCATGGACACCAGCCGGGCCCGGAGGGTCCTGGACTGGGAGCCGCGGAGGTCATCCATGGACGCGCTGGCCCAGATCCTCCATGGCATGGGAGCGGGGGAAGGAGTGCCTCCCTCCCCCGCCCTCAAACCCAGGCGGAACCTGGCTGCGGCTTCCCGTTCCGGGCACCCCCAGGTTCGATAA